From Leptospira bouyouniensis, the proteins below share one genomic window:
- a CDS encoding ABC transporter ATP-binding protein: MKHPSPLLQTKNLGKTYQVGEVPLVALHSVNLDFFEGELVVMLGASGSGKSTLLNILGGLDTATTGEVLFHGNTLALESDEGLTLYRRNNVGFVFQFYNLIPSLTAEENVRLVTDLSKNSMSPIDALSLVKLAERKDHFPAQLSGGEQQRVAIARAIAKRPELLLCDEPTGALDFKTGRIVLEAITGINKDLGTTTIVITHNESIAQIADRIILVKDGTIVSDAKNKHKKSVSEVSW; this comes from the coding sequence ATGAAACACCCTTCGCCGCTTCTCCAAACCAAGAACCTCGGAAAAACGTACCAAGTGGGTGAGGTGCCTCTCGTTGCTCTTCATTCCGTCAATTTAGATTTTTTTGAAGGGGAACTGGTTGTGATGTTAGGTGCCTCAGGCTCTGGCAAGTCCACTCTTCTTAATATTTTAGGTGGATTGGATACGGCAACAACAGGGGAAGTGTTGTTTCATGGGAACACATTAGCTCTCGAGTCAGATGAAGGTCTCACGCTCTACAGAAGGAACAATGTTGGCTTTGTATTTCAGTTCTATAATTTAATCCCAAGTTTGACGGCAGAAGAAAACGTAAGACTTGTGACAGATTTATCCAAGAATTCAATGTCACCAATTGATGCTCTCAGTCTCGTAAAATTGGCAGAAAGAAAAGATCACTTCCCAGCTCAACTCTCTGGTGGGGAACAACAACGTGTTGCGATCGCACGTGCCATTGCTAAACGACCCGAACTTTTGTTATGTGATGAACCAACAGGAGCCTTAGATTTTAAAACAGGAAGGATTGTTTTAGAAGCAATCACTGGGATCAACAAAGACTTAGGAACGACAACCATTGTGATCACTCATAATGAATCGATTGCTCAAATTGCAGACAGAATCATACTCGTGAAAGATGGAACGATTGTTTCTGATGCTAAAAACAAACACAAAAAATCAGTTTCAGAGGTGAGTTGGTGA
- a CDS encoding DUF167 domain-containing protein — translation MKISVKVKANQKMQGLEFISETECIAKLKSLPIKGKANQELVGLLAKHYGVTKKEIQIVSGHVSNIKTVEITSSD, via the coding sequence ATGAAGATTTCTGTCAAAGTGAAGGCAAATCAAAAGATGCAAGGTTTGGAATTTATATCCGAGACGGAGTGCATTGCAAAATTAAAATCATTACCGATCAAAGGCAAAGCCAATCAGGAATTAGTTGGTCTTTTAGCAAAGCATTACGGGGTCACAAAAAAGGAGATTCAAATCGTTTCTGGTCATGTATCAAACATAAAAACCGTCGAAATCACCTCTTCGGATTGA